The nucleotide window GGAAAAGGTGAAAAGAGTTCTTGACTTTAAAACAAATAAATAATAAATAGAAAAAAGGGGGTCAAACCCAATTGCAAATTCCTTAGACCTTGCGTCACTCACTAATGGAAGAAGTTAATATTTATTTTTGAGGAACTAAGCGGAAGAGATTAACAGATAGCGTTACTAGACTGCCAAATAACATAAAGAAGTCCAGGTTTGCATGGTACTCGTATATAATATAATCATGAGAATAAAACTAGAGCCTGTATTTATCGATGAAGCTAGATATATATCCGTAGGAGCTTAATAATACTCTTTTTGCCAGTGAAGTTATTCTAGGCTTCTAGTACGTAGCTAGCTAGCATTGCAAATTTGTCATAGAAGGACGCGGGGACGATTATCTGGTCGTGTCCCGTACCGCTCATCTACATATAGACTCTAACCAACGTAACCTTCTTCAGTTGAGCTACAGGGCAGCGAACCAAGCACCCCCCACGTCGGCGTGCGCGCGGCCGTGGTCACTCTCACGCGCGGCGCCGGACACGAGGCTCACGACGGCCGGCGACAGCGGGGCCACGCAGAGGCCACGCCGGCGCAGGCCCGTCGCGGGCTCTTCTCCGGCATCCcgcgacgacgacggcggcgaggAGGATCCGCTCTCTCCAGGGTAGGGCGCGGCCAGGATCTGCGGCAAGAGACAGGAAAAATGCACCGGTGAGACACTGCGTGTGACATGCAGAAATGACGAGACACTCAGGCGCCGGTTGACGATGCGGGTCTAGCGCGCGCAGTCACCTGGATTTGGTCGTGAAGGTTCCTGATGCAGGCGGCGGCCTCGTGGAGAACCGACGCGGTGTCCGTCTGCAACATGTGCATGGATCGATCGTGTTCAGGAGCGGCTTCAGTTCAGGCCACTTCATGGAGAGCGAGCCAAGAAAACTGTAGCATGCACATTTGTTTTACCTTGCCGTAGGGGGAGACCAGCTGCTGCAGCGCGGTGATCTTGTCCCCCAGCTTCTGGCTCCTCTTGCACGGCGCCTGCATGGATGCAACTGCTTTGTCAAAATCGTTTTGTTCCGTGCAGATGATCAAGCTAGTGTCACTTCGAGTGTACTACTATCTGATAGACACACGGCCCTGTTATGAATCCAGCAGATAAAAAAAGGGAGAAGGCAAACGCGACGTCACCTTGGCAGCTGCTGTAGTATTTCTTGGCTTTGCGCTGCTGCCCTGCAGCCGGCTGTCCGTCGTCGTTGTCTTGCGCCTCTTGGAGCCACTGAAGCTGCTTCCGTCACAGACCATCGTCTCGCTCTCGCCGCCTGCTGCCGTCCATCTCACAGGATGCTGACAGAAAAACAAACACCCCAACAGACGTAAACACCACATCACCTTCGGTTTTTGTATCTTCAGATCGATCGATCACGGGATTAGAAGATGGCAATGATAACAATAGAGTAAAGAGCAGTACGGTAGCAGCAGTAGGTGGCTGGGTCTGGGCGTAGCCGAAGTGCATGAACGCAGCAGGCCTGCCATCGCCGCCGTAGGCAGAACCGTCTCCCATTCCTAGGTTCATCGGCGAGCAGTGAGATCAGATCAGAAACAAGTGAGCAAAGAGAAAACCCCAACTGTATGTACACGAAGTAAATAAGGACGTACCGAAATAGCTCTCGGAGCTGCGCGTGGCGAAGAGAGCCGGCGCCGGAAGGCTCTGAAGCGACGACATGTGGTGGCAGAGATGGCCGTAGTCGGCGGCGAGCCTGCTTCTGCTCACGGGGAAGGGACAACTCCTTGAGACACTTGACGTGGGAAACTAGTGACATCGAGACCAAATGGTTTGACAACTTACATTCCGTCAAAACCCGCGGATCCGGGCGCCGAATTAGAGGACTCACATTTCACTGCAATTGAAATCAGAACATGATTTCAGAGGGATCATCGTAGAGAGTTGCGTGGCAGGGGGGACAGAAATGTACCGTAGTCGTCGCTGAAGGGCAGCAAGAGAGAGGACGGCGCAGAGCAGTTCCACATTGTAGTTGCGATCAGACCCGATCTACCAGCAGCTCACAGGATTTCATCACCTGGAACGGAAACGACGACACATTCAGTTCCGAAAAGAAGAGTCGAGACAAGAACCACACGGCACGAGAGATTCCAACTTTTTTGCTGGTGATCTACAGCTCGAGGACACGAACTTCCGGCAGAAAGGAGTAGCAATATGAACGACACGGTAATTCACCAGACAAAATATTAAAAAAAACTCGATTACAAGATTCAGAAACCGCACGAGAAGTGGAAGAGGAAGAAAGAAGAAGATTCAGAATCCACCACAACAACAAGATGAAGAAAACAGTAGTGGTAATAAACAACCTGCTCATCATCGTCGCCCAGCAATGCACAAGGAAAGGAAGAAGGATGAAACCGTAAGGCTCATGGgtagaagaaaagagaagaggagagaaGCCGCTCTGCTACAAGTTCAGTCCAACTACTCCGCTAGTTAAGTAGTAATCCGAGGTGcacctatataaaaataaatgcGTGGGCTGTTTTTGCCTTCCCCTCTTCGTCTCCTGCCGTTTTCACTCTTCTCCTGGAATTGCAGTAGTAGTAGCACGTAGGTTGCCAAAATAAACacgtgagagagagaggagagacgCCAAGGAAATCAAAGGAGCGCACGGGAAGACGGGATGGAGAAGGCCATTATACCTCATCATCCTTAAATAGCAGGGCCACCACCCCTCCCGTAAGTAaggtggtgtttggttctcttgtcctaagactttttctagtcccaattAAAAAGTCCCTAATGCCTAAAAAGTCTCTTTCTGTTTGTTTTCagagactaaaaagtccctagtccctttCTAGAGattattaaatgaccatgttgcccctaatatatagaaaaataacaatcaCACAACA belongs to Triticum urartu cultivar G1812 unplaced genomic scaffold, Tu2.1 TuUngrouped_contig_6502, whole genome shotgun sequence and includes:
- the LOC125530706 gene encoding transcription factor bHLH123-like, giving the protein MWNCSAPSSLLLPFSDDYVKCESSNSAPGSAGFDGISRLAADYGHLCHHMSSLQSLPAPALFATRSSESYFGMGDGSAYGGDGRPAAFMHFGYAQTQPPTAATHPVRWTAAGGESETMVCDGSSFSGSKRRKTTTTDSRLQGSSAKPRNTTAAAKAPCKRSQKLGDKITALQQLVSPYGKTDTASVLHEAAACIRNLHDQIQILAAPYPGESGSSSPPSSSRDAGEEPATGLRRRGLCVAPLSPAVVSLVSGAARESDHGRAHADVGGAWFAAL